One part of the Bacteroidota bacterium genome encodes these proteins:
- the rnr gene encoding ribonuclease R, whose product MKNKIKAYFQRNANTPVKAKQLAKHLDIFTEQEYEAMKAFLHQLSEEGFLVRDGKRFKYMPRTQDKTVKGEFNIQKDGSGFVFKDRVQGGGYYISSRYFNTAFHGDTVELSVAAKELKGRNRVLMTGQIVSVVERKWHEISGIISKEGSFYILKPDIPEIHRNIYIPEADLNGALPGDRVFVGEINWSNPKINPEAKVVEVVGKGEGVDVDVITIAREYNLPFKFAKKTFEEARSFSEEVPEEETAKREDFRNKNVFTIDPEDAKDFDDALSIETLENGNYEIGIHIADVSHYVRPGTSLDKEALERGNSVYLVGAVIPMLPEELSNGICSLVPYRDRLTYSVVVEMTSRGKVLNYRIAKTVINSKRRFSYEEAQQVIETGTGDLASEITILNKIAKTLRSKRMKAGSIDFATDEVKFLIGAEGEVLGVKRKEMKDSNKMIEEFMLLANKIVSEHVNKSKSETEVVPFVYRIHDKPDKEKMREFARFVKSLGFLVNFSDSPTPQQFNALMEAVKQKEEEVLVSELSIRTMAKAIYSTDNIGHYGLGFGYYSHFTSPIRRYADLLVHRILFHHASTKGKILYNETELRGICAHISLTERTAVEAERLSVRKKYIEYLTPLVGEEFDGIISGVTSFGFFVKLADSLAEGLVHVRDIEGDYFTFEEKNYCLRGERSGRVYRLGDKLRTKLIRVNPERSNVDFTIA is encoded by the coding sequence ATGAAAAACAAGATCAAAGCATACTTTCAAAGGAATGCAAACACGCCTGTAAAGGCAAAGCAACTGGCAAAACACCTCGATATATTCACCGAACAGGAATATGAGGCAATGAAAGCCTTTCTTCACCAGCTAAGTGAAGAAGGATTTCTTGTCCGCGACGGAAAAAGATTCAAATATATGCCCAGGACACAGGACAAGACTGTGAAGGGTGAATTCAATATCCAAAAGGACGGCTCGGGTTTCGTTTTCAAGGACCGGGTGCAGGGTGGTGGATATTACATCTCCTCCCGTTACTTCAATACGGCTTTTCATGGTGACACGGTTGAACTTTCAGTTGCTGCGAAGGAACTCAAAGGAAGAAACCGGGTACTCATGACGGGACAGATTGTTTCAGTTGTGGAAAGAAAATGGCATGAAATTTCGGGAATCATATCAAAAGAAGGTTCGTTTTACATACTGAAACCGGATATCCCCGAAATTCACAGGAACATCTACATCCCTGAAGCCGACCTTAACGGGGCTTTACCGGGTGACAGGGTATTTGTCGGAGAGATCAACTGGAGTAACCCGAAGATCAATCCGGAGGCAAAAGTTGTCGAGGTGGTGGGTAAAGGGGAAGGTGTGGATGTTGATGTCATCACAATCGCCCGTGAATATAACCTGCCTTTCAAATTTGCCAAAAAGACTTTTGAAGAGGCAAGGTCTTTCTCCGAAGAAGTGCCGGAAGAGGAAACTGCGAAAAGGGAAGACTTCAGGAACAAAAATGTTTTCACCATTGATCCGGAAGATGCAAAGGATTTTGACGATGCTCTCTCGATCGAAACCCTTGAAAACGGCAATTATGAAATCGGTATCCATATCGCAGATGTAAGCCATTATGTCAGACCCGGAACCTCTCTCGACAAGGAAGCCCTAGAAAGAGGAAACAGTGTCTATCTTGTTGGAGCTGTTATTCCGATGTTACCCGAGGAGCTTTCAAACGGTATTTGTTCCCTGGTCCCATATAGGGACAGGTTAACATATTCGGTAGTGGTTGAAATGACCTCGCGCGGGAAAGTTTTAAACTACAGAATTGCCAAAACTGTCATAAACAGTAAAAGAAGATTTTCTTATGAGGAAGCACAACAGGTAATCGAGACGGGTACAGGAGACCTCGCTTCCGAAATCACCATATTGAACAAAATAGCCAAAACTCTTCGGTCAAAGAGGATGAAAGCGGGGAGTATCGACTTTGCGACCGATGAAGTGAAATTTCTTATCGGTGCCGAGGGTGAAGTGCTCGGTGTAAAACGAAAAGAGATGAAGGACAGCAACAAAATGATCGAAGAGTTCATGTTGCTTGCCAACAAAATCGTTTCTGAACATGTAAACAAGAGCAAAAGCGAAACCGAGGTTGTACCGTTTGTTTACAGAATTCATGACAAGCCGGACAAAGAGAAGATGAGAGAATTCGCAAGATTTGTGAAATCACTCGGATTTTTGGTCAATTTTTCTGATTCTCCGACTCCTCAGCAGTTCAATGCTCTTATGGAGGCAGTGAAGCAAAAAGAAGAAGAAGTGCTCGTGAGCGAGCTTTCAATCAGAACCATGGCTAAAGCGATTTATTCCACCGACAATATCGGACACTACGGTCTGGGATTCGGGTATTATTCACATTTTACTTCGCCGATCAGAAGATATGCCGATTTGCTTGTTCACAGAATCCTTTTCCACCATGCTTCCACGAAAGGGAAGATTCTATACAATGAGACTGAATTAAGAGGCATCTGCGCTCACATTTCACTAACCGAAAGAACTGCTGTGGAAGCAGAAAGACTGTCGGTAAGAAAGAAATACATCGAGTACCTTACTCCACTTGTGGGAGAAGAATTTGACGGAATAATTTCAGGTGTGACAAGTTTTGGATTTTTTGTTAAACTTGCAGATTCTCTTGCAGAAGGTTTGGTGCATGTCCGCGACATCGAAGGAGACTACTTCACTTTTGAGGAGAAGAATTATTGTCTCCGCGGTGAGAGAAGCGGCAGGGTTTACAGACTTGGCGACAAACTGAGAACCAAACTTATCCGGGTGAATCCCGAGAGGTCAAATGTTGATTTTACAATTGCTTAA